The Oncorhynchus tshawytscha isolate Ot180627B linkage group LG12, Otsh_v2.0, whole genome shotgun sequence genome includes a window with the following:
- the mtmr3 gene encoding myotubularin-related protein 3 isoform X3: MCSLSSDPHSFTGAMEEEGQESMECIQANQIFPRKPPVLEEESLQVPFPELHGEFTEYVGRAEDAIIAMSRYRLHIKFKESIVNVPLQLIETVECRDMFQLHVTCKDCKVVRCQFSTLEQCQVWLKRLSAAVRPPSLLEDLFSFAFHAWCVGVYAGEKEQQGELCRPGEHVTSWFKNEVERMGFDTQNAWRISDINSKFRLCSSYPQQLLVPAWITDKELENVAAFRSWKRFPAVVFRHQSTGAVIARCGQPEVSWWGWRNADDEHLVQSIAKACAVDGSSRKHLAIGSYTNGTNEINGTNDLVDTDFESSLTNSSEVETLAIQPQKLLILDARSYAAAVANRAKGGGCECPEYYPNCEVVFMGMANIHSIRKSFQSLRFLCTQMPDPANWLSALESTKWLQHLSLLLKAALLVVNAVDRDHRPVLVHCSDGWDRTPQIAALSKLLLDPYYRTIEGFQVLVETEWLDFGHKFADRCGHGENSEDLNERCPVFLQWLDCVHQLQRQFPCSFEFNEAFLVKMVQHSYSCLFGTFLCNSGKEREDRRVRERTCSVWSLLRPANRVLRNMLYSSHSETVLHPVCHVRNLLLWTAVYLPSSSPTTPSDESCAPYPVVPGANTEDTPLGRRPKTRSFDNLPSACELGSSLAPNRRSSDPSLNEKWQDHRRSLELNIAVGPDAGGAQEQDGRANGQPIAAGPQAGMDDSELEDSPEGQQTELRDRASKGSVAAGEAIELSIELAVAEGQMENILQEATKEEAGAEAQREVNATAAVARSPIDANGTETEKEVKASDAETDKQANANGAETTITNGHHPGNGTDEPEESGVSPASPPLPTDVSTDVPEEQEALERWESEELVEQVLENCTAQEEPEHNPTPSTAQPAPAAPRTFTNGFGERTPEEPETAVYLLPLEPESSRHHSEALVQADQRSSLMESSTETLTEEACSRPEAPVQAPICPGPQPRTEGRSQLSCLRRVNGEAEPEQGASRTLNGGHKRPSVSTFQSLSAEPSREGLCNGESSEGESCGGPHWAKVNGERAQLSRQVSLASCSSLTLHRRGSCSQHRCLHTLLGRRAATPSPEQPARSHLDDDGLTLHMDTIQQRLRQIEAGHQMEVDMLKKQVQELWSRLESHHHAASLRINGDIGDEVTSMTDSECNLDANCLSRCSTELFSEASWEQVDKNDTEELWECVLCQLLRPEDPCAKPAAV; encoded by the exons ATGTGTTCCTTGTCCAGTGACCCACACTCCTTCACAGGGGCCATG gaggaggaggggcaggagAGCATGGAATGTATCCAGGCCAATCAGATCTTCCCCAGGAAGCCCCCAGTCCTGGAGGAGGAGAGCCTGCAG GTGCCCTTTCCCGAGCTGCATGGCGAGTTCACAGAGTACGTGGGTAGAGCGGAGGATGCCATCATCGCCATGTCCAGATACCGCCTCCACATCAAATTCAAAGAGTCCATCGTCAAC GTCCCTCTGCAGCTCATAGAGACTGTGGAGTGTCGTGACATGTTCCAGCTCCATGTCACCTGCAAGGACTGTAAGGTCGTCAG GTGTCAGTTCTCTACATTGGAGCAGTGTCAGGTGTGGCTGAAGCGGCTGAGTGCTGCGGTCCGGCCCCCGTCTCTCCTGGAGGACCTCTTCTCCTTCGCCTTCCATGCCTGGTGTGTGGGCGTGTACGCCGGGGAGAAGGAGCAGCAGGGGGAGCTGTGCAGGCCAG GAGAGCATGTGACCTCCTGGTTCAAGAACGAGGTGGAGAGGATGGGCTTTGACACTCAAAACGCCTGGAGGATATCCGACATCAACAGCAAGTTCAG GCTATGCTCTAGCTATCCACAGCAGCTCCTGGTGCCAGCCTGGATCACAGACAAGGAGCTGGAGAATGTGGCAGCCTTCCGCTCCTGGAAGAGATTCCCGGCTGTGGTGTTCAG gcacCAGAGCACGGGGGCTGTGATCGCCCGCTGCGGCCAGCCGGAGGTCAGCTGGTGGGGCTGGAGGAATGCAGACGACGAGCACCTGGTCCAGTCCATCGCCAAGGCCTGTGCTGTAGATGGCAGCTCCCGTAAACACCTGGCCATCGGATCCTACACCAACGGAACCAATGAAATCAACGGCACCAATGACCTCGTCGACACAGACTTCG AATCGTCCCTGACGAACAGCTCGGAGGTGGAGACACTGGCCATCCAGCCACAAAAGCTGTTGATCCTGGATGCCAGGTCCTATGCAGCGGCTGTGGCCAACAGAGCCAAGGGAGGGGGCTGTGAATGCCCAG AGTACTACCCCAACTGTGAGGTAGTGTTCATGGGCATGGCCAACATCCACTCCATCCGCAAGAGTTTCCAGTCCCTGCGCTTCCTCTGCACCCAGATGCCCGACCCGGCCAA CTGGCTGTCTGCTCTGGAGAGCACCAAGTGGCTGCAGCAcctgtctctgctgctgaagGCGGCCCTGCTGGTTGTGAACGCTGTGGACCGCGACCACAGGCCCGTTTTGGTGCACTGCTCTGACGGATGGGACCGCACGCCCCAGATCGCCGCCCTGTCCAAGCTGCTGCTGGACCCATACTACCGCACCATTGAG GGTTTCCAGGTGCTGGTGGAGACTGAGTGGCTGGACTTTGGTCATAAGTTTGCTGACCGCTGTGGCCACGGGGAGAATTCGGAGGATCTGAACGAGCGCTGCCCGGTGTTCCTGCAGTGGCTGGACTGTGTGCACCAGCTGCAAAGACAGTTCCCATGCTCCTTTGAGTTCAATGAGGCTTTTCTG gtgaaaATGGTGCAGCACTCCTACTCCTGTCTGTTTGGCACCTTCCTGTGCAacagtgggaaggagagagaggacaggcgcGTTCGGGAGAGGACTTGCTCCGTGTGGTCACTGCTGCGACCAGCCAACCGCGTCTTGAGGAACATGCTCTACTCCTCCCACTCCGAGACT GTGCTCCACCCTGTGTGTCACGTGCGTAACCTGTTGCTGTGGACGGCAGTCTACCTGCCCAGctcctcccccaccaccccctctgATGAGTCGTGTGCACCGTATCCTGTGGTGCCAGGTGCCAACACAGAAGACACACCCCTGGGCAG ACGTCCGAAGACCCGTTCCTTCGATAACTTGCCCAGCGCCTGTGAGCTGGGGAGCTCGCTGGCCCCAAACCGGCGCTCCAGTGACCCGAGCCTGAATGAGAAGTGGCAGGACCACCGGCGCTCTCTGGAGCTCAACATTGCTGTGGGGCCCGACGCAGGGGGAGCTCAGGAACAGGATGGGCGGGCTAACGGCCAGCCTATAGCAGCAGGGCCTCAGGCAGGCATGGACGACTCTGAGCTGGAGGACAGCCCTGAAGGCCAGCAGACTGAGCTGAGAGACAGAGCCTCCAAGGGGTCagtagcagcaggagaagcaataGAGCTGTCCATTGAGCTAGCTGTGGCAGAGGGACAGATGGAGAACATTCTCCAGGAGGCAACGAAGGAGGAAGCTGGTGCTGAGGCTCAGCGAGAGGTTAACGCTACTGCTGCCGTGGCTCGATCTCCGATCGATGCTAATGGAACAGAGActgagaaagaggtcaaggcaaGTGATGCTGAGACTGATAAACAAGCTAACGCCAATGGGGCTGAGACTACTATAACTAATGGTCATCACCCAGGGAATGGCACAGATGAGCCTGAAGAGTCTGGTGTGTCTCCAGCCAGTCCCCCCTTACCCACCGATGTGTCCACGGATGTTCCAGAGGAGCAGGAGGCCCTAGAGAGGTGGGAGTCAGAGGAGCTGGTGGAGCAGGTTCTGGAGAACTGTACTGCCCAGGAGGAGccagaacacaaccctacccccAGCACAGCCCAGCCAGCCCCCGCTGCCCCTAGAACTTTTACCAATGGCTTTGGAGAGAGGACACCAGAGGAGCCAGAGACAGCTGTGTATCTCCTCCCACTAGAGCCTGAGTCCAGCAGACACCACTCGGAGGCCCTGGTGCAGGCAGACCAGAGGTCTTCCCTCATGGAGAGTTCCACAGAGACTCTGACTGAAGAGGCCTGCAGCAGGCCAGAGGCCCCAGTGCAGGCACCCATCTGCCCAGGCCCCCAGCCCCGCACTGAAGGCAGGAGCCAACTTTCCTGTCTCAGGAGAGTGAACGGGGAGGCAGAGCCAGAGCAGGGGGCATCCAGGACTTTAAATGGAGGACACAAGCGGCCCTCTGTCAGTACCTTCCAGTCTTTGAGTGCTGAGCCCAGCAGGGAGGGTCTATGTAATGGCGAGAGCTCAGAGGGGGAGTCCTGTGGTGGCCCTCACTGGGCCAAGGTGAATGGGGAGCGGGCCCAACTGAGCCGCCAGGTCTCCCTGGCCTCCTGCAGCTCCCTGACCCTCCATCGCCGGGGCAGCTGCTCCCAGCACCGCTGCCTCCACACCTTACTGGGGCGCCGTGCCGCCACGCCCAGCCCCGAACAGCCGGCCCGCAGTCACCTGGACGACGACGGGCTGACGCTGCACATGGACACCATCCAGCAGCGGCTGAGGCAGATTGAGGCAGGCCACCAGATGGAGGTGGATATGCTGAAGAAGCAGGTGCAGGAGCTGTGGAGCCGCCTGGAGAGCCATCACCACGCAGCGTCCCTCAGGATCAACGGAGACATCGGAGACGAAGTG ACCTCAATGACAGACTCTGAGTGTAACCTGGACGCTAACTGCCTGTCGCGCTGCAGCACAGAACTCTTCTCCGAGGCTAGCTGGGAGCAGGTGGATAAGAATGACACGGAG GAACTGTGGGAATGTGTTCTGTGCCAGCTGCTGCGACCAGAAGATCCCTGTGCCAAGCCAGCAGCTGTTTGA